TGTTTAACTATAAAGTTGGTTCGGGATGTTACAAATTGATTATGGATAATATTCTTATAGCCTTTGAGTCCCTTCATCATATGAAAAATACTCGTACGGGGAAAACAGATTTCATGGCTCTTAAATTGGATATGAGTAAGGCTTATGACAAGGTGGAATGGATGTTTCTTGAAAAAATTCTCTTATGGATGGGTTTCTAAGAGTCTTGGGTGGCTTTGATCATGGAGTGCATCACGACCGCGTCTTATTCCATTTTGGTGAATGATGAGCCTAAAGGTTTTTTTAACCCTTCTAAAGGTCTGAGACAGGGAGATCCTCTCTCACCttatctatttctattttgtgCTGAGGGGTTGAATGCCATCATTAGGGGAGCAGCTTTGAAGGGGgaaattcaaggtttttccTTGTGTAAAAGGGGGCCTAAGATTACTCACCTTTTTTTTGCAGAAGATTGCTTATTTTTTTGCAGGTCTACTTTGGCCGAATGTGAGAAGATTCAAGAACTTCTATCTTATTATGAAGTAGCTTCAGGGCAAATgatcaataaaaataagactATCTTATTTTTTAGCAGAAATACTGATGTGCAGATACAGGAGGCTATTAAATTATCTTTACAGGTTCCGGCAATAAAACATTATGAGAAGTATTTGGGGCTCCCCTCTTTTGTTGGTTGTGGAAAGAAAGCGTGTTTTACCCAACTTAAGGAAAGAATTTGGGCCAAAATGCAAGGGTGGAAGGAAAAGCTTCTATCTCAAGCAAGGAAGGAGGTGATGATCAAGGCAGTGGTTCAAGCTATTCCCACATATTCCATGAGCGTTTTCAAGCTTTCAGTGGGCCTATGCAAGGATATTGAAGCCATGATTCGCAAGTTCTGGTGGGGTCAAGGTGATGCTAAGAAAATCCACTAGGTTAAATGGAGTACACTTTGTTCCTCAAAATCCGTGGGAGATATGGGCTTTAGAGATATTCAGAAATTTAATAATGCCTTGCTTGCTAAACAAGTGTGGAGGTTGTTACATCAAAAGGACACGTTAGTGTTCAAGGTTTTTAGTGCAAAATATTTTCCGTCTGGGAATATTCTTGGCACTAATGTTCATCCTCGGTGCTCATATGCATGGCGCAGTATTTTACAAGCACGTGATGTAATTAATAAAGGGGCTATTTGGAGAGTTGGGGATGGGAGTAAAATTGCTGTTTGGGATCATAAATGGTTACCCGCTCAAGACCATAGTAAGGTTATTTCCCCTAGACTTACTTCACCGGTTTTGCATGTTAAGGATTTGTTTTATCCAGGTACGAGGATCTAGGATCTAGGGCTATTGAAGAGGACTTTCTTGTCGTGGGAAGCTGAGATGATAAAGGTCATTCCTGTTAGTGAAAGGTGGGTTAAGGACCTGCTGATCTGGCCTTTAACTCCGGATGGTAATTATAGTGTAAGGAGTGCTTACTGTATGTTGATGGATGAAGTGAGCTGCCAAGAACCAAGTACTTCTTCTCCAGAGGAATCTCAACAAGTTTGGAAGGGCATttggaagatttggactccaaaTAGGATTTTCCAGTTTATATGGCGTGCTACTAGAGATTCTTTGCCTACAAAACTGAGCTTGAAAGCTCGGCACCTGCCAGTTAGGGATATTTGCGAGCTGTGTGGGGATTTTCAAGAGACTACTTTGCATAGTTTGTGGTTGTGTGAGCATGCTCAGGCGGTGTGGAAGTTAGATATTAATTTTGTCCCATACTACAAAAAAGGCTTTCGAAGTTTCTTTAATCTTTTGGAGGAAGTGTTGTGCAGAGGGTCGACGTATCATGTGGCATTATTCTCTACAATGGCATGGTGTTTATGGCAGAGACGTAACCGTTTGAGGATGAGTCAATCTGTGTGGCCTCTACATGAAATCGGTGAAAGAGCAAAGGCTCTGGTAGTTGAATTTTTTGATGCTAATAAACAAGAAGCTAGGCCGAGAATTATAAGCCCTCCTGCTCGCTAGGTTCCGCCTGAAGGtgattttcataaaattaattatgatgcttctattttttattcGTTGGGTTATGCAGGTCTGGGAGTTGTGATAAGGGATGGCACTGGTCATGTTATCGCTACCTCAAGTCAAAAAATTAGGCTACCTCATTTTGTGGAAACAACTGAAGTTTTGGCTGCACTTCAAGCTATTGTGTTTGCTAAAGAATTGAGTGTTTTCAAGGTAGTAGTGGAGGGTGATTGTTTGAAGGCGGTTCAGGCTTTGAAAGCTAGGGAGCATTGCAATACTTTGTATGGGACTATTATTGAGGATGCGCACAATCAAGGGGCTTCCCTGCAGGCTTGTCATTTTCAGCATGTTAGAAGAGAGAGTAATAAGTTGGCTCATGCTTTAGCTAGAAGAGCGGTTTTATCCGCAGATTTTGATGTATGGGTAGAAGAGCTACCTAGTGATTTAGAGGATGTATTCCTTTCtgttttatctattttagcttATTAATATGGACTtactggtttctcaaaaaataaaaaactactaTGTTTAAGAGATTATTGGCTCTAAGGCAAAAAAAGACCTATTGCTTATTCggtttctcattaaaatttgttttctctctctctctctctctctctctctctctctctctcaagtcttCTCCATtttctactctctctcttttttctctcgcCTAACCCTCTTCTCCCTcatgctctctttctctttgttctCTCACCCAGCCCTCTTCTCcatcattctctctttctcttttatctcTCGCCTAGCTCtcttctccccccccccccctttttcttgGCTGAATCGACAAAACCACCAAACCTAAAGCTTGAATTAGATTTGCGGTGGATATGGCGAAACCATCGAATCCAAACCATCAAAGATCCATctttgggtttaggttttatCGGGATGGCAGTAGAGATGATCTGTTGTGGCAGATTGtgatggttttcttttttctttttaaatcaaatttgcAGTGGTCTGTGAGTGTTTGTGGTGGTTGG
This genomic stretch from Castanea sativa cultivar Marrone di Chiusa Pesio chromosome 1, ASM4071231v1 harbors:
- the LOC142627336 gene encoding uncharacterized protein LOC142627336, producing MIKVIPVSERWVKDLLIWPLTPDGNYSVRSAYCMLMDEVSCQEPSTSSPEESQQVWKGIWKIWTPNRIFQFIWRATRDSLPTKLSLKARHLPVRDICELCGDFQETTLHSLWLCEHAQAVWKLDINFVPYYKKGFRSFFNLLEEVLCRGSTYHVALFSTMAWCLWQRRNRLRMSQSVWPLHEIGLGVVIRDGTGHVIATSSQKIRLPHFVETTEVLAALQAIVFAKELSVFKVVVEGDCLKAVQALKAREHCNTLYGTIIEDAHNQGASLQACHFQHVRRESNKLAHALARRAVLSADFDVWVEELPSDLEDVFLSVLSILAY